A stretch of the Ensifer sp. PDNC004 genome encodes the following:
- a CDS encoding tetratricopeptide repeat protein, with protein MKRVVFGLVVALMSSVFSSSVHADGAAPGLPPFDKVLERAEDGDVQAQVDLGMRYHTGEGVERDFLKAIGWYRKAAESGDAKAQFHLGTIYFNGGEGVKQNYEEAGRWFRFAAEHRVPEAQYSLGVIYEQGLGVAKDDAQAFTYYRLAAEQGYAAAQFNLGFLYQQGRGTARDPAAAFVWYRKASEQGLVAAMHNLAIAYFQGSGTLKNDAEAYRWTSRAAVAGEARAQYNLGFMYEKGVGVERNMAEALRWYLRSAEQGYVDGQANAGRLYFNSEAGRIDAQEGLRWLRPVANAGHKEAQNLLCGVYVRAFGVGRDDREAVNWCRKAADQGMVAAQMDLATFYMLGRGVEKDPAAAFDLYLKAAKQGDAKAQLNVGLMYLKGTGTGENVAEAHRWFLTLADRGDPRGQFHLAVMYAGGLGLEKNLKEAARLYELAANQGYALAQFSLGVAYLNAIGVESDAAAAARWFRKAAEQGNADAQLNLGIAYARGAGVEQNLASAAEWYARAAKQGMQKAQQLLDGLPQKYRDTTKP; from the coding sequence CGGTATGCGTTACCACACCGGCGAGGGCGTTGAGCGCGACTTCCTGAAGGCGATCGGCTGGTACCGGAAGGCGGCCGAGAGTGGCGACGCGAAGGCGCAATTCCACCTCGGCACCATCTATTTCAACGGCGGCGAAGGCGTGAAGCAGAACTATGAGGAGGCCGGACGATGGTTTCGGTTTGCCGCCGAGCATCGCGTTCCGGAGGCCCAATACAGTCTCGGGGTGATCTACGAACAGGGGCTGGGCGTCGCCAAGGACGATGCGCAGGCCTTCACCTATTACCGGTTGGCGGCTGAACAAGGCTATGCGGCGGCCCAGTTCAACCTGGGCTTTCTCTACCAGCAGGGGCGCGGTACGGCGCGCGACCCGGCCGCGGCGTTTGTATGGTATCGGAAAGCATCGGAACAAGGCCTGGTGGCCGCCATGCACAATCTGGCCATCGCCTATTTCCAAGGCAGCGGCACGCTGAAGAATGACGCGGAGGCTTACCGATGGACGTCGCGAGCCGCGGTCGCCGGAGAGGCGCGTGCCCAGTACAACCTCGGTTTCATGTACGAGAAGGGTGTCGGCGTGGAGCGCAACATGGCCGAAGCGCTGCGCTGGTACCTGCGTTCTGCCGAGCAGGGATATGTCGATGGGCAAGCGAATGCCGGCCGGCTCTATTTCAACAGCGAGGCGGGGCGGATCGATGCCCAGGAGGGACTTCGCTGGCTTCGCCCGGTTGCGAACGCCGGCCATAAGGAGGCGCAAAATCTGCTCTGCGGCGTTTACGTGCGCGCCTTCGGGGTCGGACGCGACGATCGGGAGGCGGTGAACTGGTGCCGCAAGGCGGCCGACCAGGGCATGGTTGCAGCGCAGATGGACCTCGCCACCTTCTACATGCTCGGTCGCGGCGTCGAGAAGGATCCGGCAGCGGCCTTTGACCTCTACCTGAAGGCGGCCAAGCAAGGGGATGCCAAAGCCCAGTTGAACGTCGGCCTCATGTACTTGAAGGGGACCGGCACCGGAGAAAACGTCGCGGAAGCGCACCGCTGGTTTCTGACATTGGCTGATCGCGGGGATCCCCGCGGCCAGTTCCATCTGGCGGTGATGTACGCAGGCGGCCTCGGCCTCGAGAAGAACCTCAAGGAGGCGGCGCGGCTTTATGAACTCGCGGCCAATCAGGGCTATGCTCTGGCGCAGTTCAGTCTCGGCGTGGCCTATCTCAATGCCATCGGTGTGGAAAGCGACGCTGCGGCTGCTGCCAGATGGTTTCGCAAGGCCGCCGAGCAGGGAAATGCCGACGCGCAACTCAATCTCGGCATCGCCTATGCAAGGGGCGCCGGGGTGGAGCAAAATCTTGCGTCGGCTGCCGAATGGTATGCCAGGGCGGCGAAACAAGGGATGCAGAAGGCGCAGCAGTTGCTCGACGGGCTGCCGCAGAAGTATCGCGACACCACGAAGCCTTGA